The genomic segment CTACCAGATATCTGGTAGTTTTATCGCTTAAAAGAAGTCTTCAAAAAGGCTGAGTTGATTATCATCAGGCATTCCTCCTAGAATACCCATATTTGTCATATTTTCAATAATTGTTTGAGAAACTCCACCACGCTTGCGGAGTTCCATTTTACTCAAGAATTCACCATCTTTTCTTGCTGAAACAATTTGTTTTGCAACGTTCTCTCCCAAACCATCCATCGTAACAAATGGTGGGATTAACGTATCACCATCAATCACAAATTCCGTTGCTTCTGACCGATAGAGGTTGATCTTACCAAAAGTAAACCCACGTTCCAACATCTCATTACAAAGTTCTAACGTTGTATAGAGGTTAGTCTCAACATTTGTCGCATCAAAACCTTTATCCTTAATTTCTTTCATTTTGGCTTTGACCGCTTCAAGCCCTGCACCCATGACTCCAATATCAAAGGCAGTCGCCCGAATAGAAAACCAAGCACAATAGTAAAGAATAGGTTGATGAACTTTAAAATAAGCCACTCGTAGTGCCATCATGATATAGGCCGCCGCATGAGCTTTCGGAAACATATATTTAATCTTAGAGCACGACTCAATATACCACTCTGGGACATCGTGTGCACGCATCGCTTCGACATAACGTTCTCGCTCATCAACAGGCATTTTATTCCACATTCCTTTACGCACGCGCTCCATGATGCTAAAGGCCATCGAGTTATCCAATCCTGCATGAATCAAATAAACCATGATGTCATCCCGACAGCCAATAACGCTTGACAAGTCCGCAATACCTTGTTGAATCAAGGTTTGAGCATTTCCTGCCCAAACGTCTGTACCATGAGAAAGACCAGAAATTTGTAGCAAATCAGCAAAAGTTTTTGGTTTAGCCTCCGCAATCATGTTCATGGAGGTAAAAGTTCCCATCTCTGGGATACCAAGTGTGCCAAGCTTGACACCCAGTTGTTCAGGAGTAACCCCCAACGACTCTGTACCACTAAAAAGCTGCATAACTCCCTCATCGTCCATTGGAATATCTTTTGGTACAATACCCGATAAACTTTGTAACTTACGAATCATCGTAGGATCATCATGCCCAAGAATATCGAGTTTCAAAATGTTGTCATGAATTGCGTGGAAATCAAAGTGAGTCGTTTGCCATTCAGCGTTGACATCATCAGCTGGATATTGCACAGGACTAAAATCGTAAACATCCATATAATTTGGGATAACGATAATCCCACCAGGGTGCTGACCTGTTGTTCGTTTGACACCTGTGGAACCAGCAGCCAATCGGTCAATTTCTGCATTGCCATAAAACTGATCGTAATCGCGCTCATATCCTTTGACAAATCCAAAAGCTGTTTTTTCCGCGACTGTACCAATGGTTCCTGCGCGAAATGCGTAATCTTCACCAAAAATATCACGCACATCTAAGTGAGCAAAAGGTTGGTCATCACCCGAGAAATTCAAGTCAATATCAGGAACCTTATCCCCTTTAAAACCAAGGAAAGTTTCAAAGGGAATGTCATGTCCGTCCTTGATGAGCTTGTGTCCACAGTTTGGACAATCCTTGTCTGGCATATCATAGCCAGAACCATATGTTCCATCATCAAAACATTCAAAATATTGACATTCTGGGCAACGATAGTGAGGCGCAAGCGGATTAACTTCTGTAATACCAATCATCGTTGCAACCAAACTAGAGCCGACAGAACCACGGGAACCAACGATATAACCACGTTCATTAGAGCGTTTTACCAACTCCTGCGAGATAATATAAACCACCGAAAAGCCATTCCCCAAAATTGAACGCAGCTCTTTTTCTAGCCTTGCATCAACAATATCAGGTAAAGGGTTTCCATACCACTCATGTGCTCGTTCATAAGTCAAACGTACTATACGTTCTTCAGAAGATTCTCCACCTTCAAAAACCATTTTAGGAGTATAAAGATCATCACGCACAGGAGTCAAAGTTTCAAATTCATCAGCCATTTTTTGAGTGTTTTCAATAACAATCTCACGTGCTGTTTTTTCATCAAGAAAACTAAAATCTTTTAACATCTCATCCGTTGTGCGAAAATGAGCTTCGGGAAGTGGTAACGGTTTAGCTTTCTCACCATGGCCTTGAGTCCAGTTAATTTCCGCTCCCAGCCCTAGACTCCTCACAATGATTTCACGATAAATGGCATCTTCGGGGTTGAGGTAATGAAGATTGCCTGTCGCAAGTACTGGTTTACCAAGTGTCTTACCAATCTTGATTAGGTCTTTGAGTGTTTTTTCTAGTTCTTTTTCAGACTTAAATGATCCACCAGCTACCAACGCTCTATAGAGCGCTGGTGGAAAGATTTCAATAAAGTCATAAAATTTTGCAATTTCCAATGTTTCTTCAAAAGTTTTATTCGTAATTGCATCAAACACTTCACCAACTTCGCAGCTAGAACCAATGATAAGGCCTGTACGATGTGCTTCAAGTACGCTACGTGGGATTCTCGGTACTCCTGCATAATAACGAACATTGCCATAACTGACCAGTTTAAAAAGATTTTTCAATCCTTCTTGTGTTTTGGCATAAAGCGTAACGTGCTTTGGACGAACTTTTTTGTAAGAATCTTCCGATACAAGCTTATCATTCAACTCTAAAAGACTTATCCAACCTGTATTTCTCGTGCGAAGTTCTTCTAGGAAGACAAAAAGCAAGCGCCCTGTAGCTTCCGCATCAAAGTTTGCCATGTGGTGATGTTCAAGACCGATTTGGAACTTTTTAGTCAATTGACCCAAACCGAACCGCTTCATTTCAGGATATAAATTTCTAGCAAACTCTAGGGTATCTACGACAGGGTTTGTAATGATTGGCAAACCATTTCTTGAATAGTTCATGTTCATAAAACCGACGTCAAATGTGGCATTGTGGGCAACCAAAATTGTCCCTTCACAGAATTTTTGGAACTTCGTTAACACATCATAAAGTGGTTTCGCATTTTTTAGATGGTCATCTGTAATTCCTGTCAACTCTGTGGTAAATTCACTTAGACGATATCCAGGATTGATAAATTCATCAAATTCATCAATAGGATTTCCTTTATGCATTTTTGTTGCCGCAATCTGAATTAAGTCATTATGAACAGCTGAAAGTCCTGTTGTTTCCACGTCAAATACAACGTAAGTTGAATCGTACATATCAACATCCGCTTCATTATAAACAATCGGAATCTTATCTTCTACAAGATTTGCCTCAACACCATAAATGATTTTAACTCCATTTTTCTTCCCCGCTTGATGAGCTTCCGGGAAAGATTGTAAACCACCATGGTCCGTAATTGCTATCGCCTTATGGCCCCATCTTGCAGCTTGAGCAACAAGACTTGAAGCAGAGGGAATAGCATCCATCTGACTCATGTTGGTATGTGCATGAAATTCCACACGCTTTTCATCAGATTTGTCTTCACGAACATTTTGTGTTGGAATTTCAATGAAATCTGATAGCTGAAGCACTAAATCGTTTTTAAAATTATCACGTTGTACTGTCCCTCGTACACGACACCAAAGTCCTGCTTTGATTTGCTTGGCAAGGTTGATTTCTTCATCTCCACGTACCCAACGTTGGACATAAAAACTGGATGTATAGTCAGTCATTTCAAATTCGAGAAGATAGCTGATGTTGCCAGTTTTGCGAGATTTAATTTCGCGGAGTTCTCCTTTAAAGACGTAACCCTCAAAAATAACTGGTCCGTTCGTTGAAAATTCACTGACAGAGCGCATTGGAGTGATTGGCTCATTGTTTTTAATTTCACGTCCAAGTTGAATTTTATCAGATTTTACGGCTTTGATTTGGAGGGCTACTCTATCTACAGTTGGTTTAGACTGAATTTCAATTATAGCATTTGCTGTCATCACAAGGTCATCTTTATATTTATCATGTTCAATATTTCCTTGAACACGTAACCACAGCGCACCATTCAAGCTGTCAGCAAGGTTTTCATTTTCGTCAGTACTGACAGAATCATTCATCGCTTTAACTTGACTTACAATTTGGTCAAATTGAGCAATTTCTTCATCTTTACGCCCCCATTTGGAAATCATAAAGGTTGATGTTTCGTCAGCCATTTTCAGCTCTAAAATATGATTAGTTTTTCCTGACTCTTTACCTGTAAATTCACGATGAGCCGCTTCAAATACAACACCTTCAAAAATGACACCCGAACCTTCACCAGCAATAAAAGCCATGCTCGTAATTGGGCTTTGTCCACTAATTTTTCGCCCAAAAGCAATGCCATCTGACAACGCTGTCTCAACGAATTCTGGCTTAGTTTCTCTAGTATTTTTATTTTCTCTATCTTCTGTTCGCTGTTTTTTAATCTCATTGACTTGAGCTTGTTCAGCTGCTTGTACCGCCAACCTTGCAGCTACTTTTTCTTCATGAGCAGCTACTGACAGTTCCGTAAGTTTCTGATCAACAACTGGACGAATTTTTAATTCACCAAAACCAAAATCAGCAAATCTTTGCTCTAAAGCCGGGAAATATTTTTTGACAAACCAGTCAATCCGTGGATTATCTTCAACAAGCAAGTTAATTTGCACACCACGTTGTTCTAAATGATATTTTTTAAACACACTCGCAAATGCTGAATCAGAAAGTTCTGGAAGAGTCAATGCGTATTGATAATAGTCATTGAGCTTTTGTTCATCAAAATCACTCTCACGTGTGCTGACAGAAATTTTTGTTTGGGCAATATTGGAAAAGGCTGCCTCTGTCAGCTCTGACAACATCTTGTAAGTACTGACAGGCAAGATTTCATCAAAAATAAGCTGAAAGTGCCAGAATTTACTTGCTGTATGCACCTCGACATTCTCAATATCAGCATGAGAGAAATAACTTGAATGGCGTGCACGATCAGGTAGTTTTATTTGCTCCATCAATTTCTCAAAAAGATTTTCCATGATTATATTCTTTCTACTACGATTTAACTTTTAAAAATGCTCTCAGAGATCGCTCCGTTAGCTACTTTTCCCATCAAAATTATGAAAACTACTCAAAACCGTTTGCTAAGAAAAGTCGCATCACTCTTTCTTGAAGTTTTTGACAAATTTGTCAAAAGTCTAATATCAATTATAACACAAAAAACTTACCCATTTGGACAAGTTTTTTGTTATTTACTTTATGCTATACAAGCCAAGTATTTTACAGTGATTTGGCATGAATCTCAAAATATATCAGAAGAATTTATAAAAGTTTTATTCTTTTCATCCATTCCAAGAAAATAAAGAGCTTCCTCCAAAGATTGAGCTTCTCCTCTTTCAAAATACCGAATCAAGTGATGAAGTGCAGCGGCTGATTGATATTTGGTTGGAATACGGTCAAATGAGGCTAACTCTCTTTTAAATCCTTTACGCTCATCTTCAAGTTTCTTTGTTCCAATTTCTAATGTCTTTCGTTGCTTTTTATCTACCTGCTCAATAATAGATTTTTTTATAAATTTTCTTAAACTCATTCCCATCAAAATAATATAAAGCGACATTAATGTGATAATTAGAAACACTAAAAACACAAGAGGAAGATGAGCAAGTTCTCCTCCTACCACAATCGCAGCCAGAAGTAAAATTCCTAAAACGAAGATTTTCAACTGTCTTCTACGAATAATTTGCTTCTCAAACTGACCATAGAATGTTTCACTTTTCTGCTTATTATCTTCTAAGTGTTCAAGCAGCGTTAGCACTTTTTGGCAATAAATTAAATCTTTATTCGCAGTTTCTTCCACAATTGTCCTTTCATTTGCTTGTTCAAAAGCCTTACTTTTATTTATCGCTTTCTGGTAAACTTCAAATAGGAAGTAGTGCGAAATTTTGAACAAACTTATTTTTCATTTTCACGCATTAAGCGCGCTAATATACGATTAAAACCCCGTGGGTCTTTATATCCATGCTCAAAATAAAAATCTGTAAACTCAATATCTTCAACCGTCAATTCTTGTTGGATTGCAAGCGACACAATATTAACATATTCTGCCATATCTTTAGTTTTTCCTATACATTGCAAGCCGAGAATCTTATGAGTTCTCCGTTCATAAATCATCCAAATATTACTTGGAGAATGCCCCTCTAGATGCTGATTTAGCATATGTACCGCATCTGCATCATAACCTGACTCTACCGCTTGCTTCATGGTGATACCAGTCATAGCAAGAACAAGATCGTTCATTGGTACATGATAAGTTCCTTGTGTACTATTAATTTTTTGACGAGGGCCACCTAGATTAATTGCCGCAATTTCTCCATCTCGCACTGCATCTGAAGCATGGGGTAAATAGAGATTTTTATCAAGCAGGTTGACGTAAGTTGTTGAAACATCTCCAACTGCAAAGACATCCTGATGACTTGTCTGCATATATTCATCAACCAGTATTGCGCCATTATCCCCAAGTTCAACTTGATTGCTGAGTAAGTATGAATTAGGCCGAAAGCCAATCGTGAATATCGCGCCATCTACTGCGAGAGCTTCTCTTGCTTCCATATTAATAATTGTTGCTCCGCCCTCCCCTGTAATAGAGGTTACATCGGTATTCAGTATTGTTCTGATGCCTTCAGAATTAAGTTGTTTTTCTAGCAGATGACTTGCAGGTTCATCAAGATAATCATTCAATAAGCACTTGTTTCGATGAATCATTGTTGTCTGAATCCCTCGACTTTGAGTAATACGAGCAAACTCTACCCCTGTCATTCCACCGCCAATAACAGCTACTGACTTAGAGTTTTTAAGAAATTCATCTGTTTCGATAGCATCCTCCATACTCTTTAAAAAGTAAAGTTTGCTTTCTTTATCAAAAGGAATAGATGGCATTGATGGATAAGAACCTGTTGCAAATATTAACTTATCATAGGTATCTGTCAATAGTTTATCCGAATCTAATATGCGGTAAGTTATCTTTTTTGATTTTATATCAATCGCCTCAACTACCGTTTTCATCTGCATAGCCAGACCGACCCTTTCCAATTCATAGACAGAGGAATAACTTGATTGAAAAAGTGTCGTCTTTCTACCAGAAAGGTAAGAAATAATTCCTTGAGAAACAAAAGAAACCTGGTCACGCTTGTCGTAAAGCGTGATTTCGGCTTCGGGGTACTCTTCTAACGCTCGCAGCGCTGCACAAATGCCCGCATGAGAGCTACCAACAATTACTATTTTCATGGCAAATTCTTTTATCATTAGTTATGTCCAGAAATTCTGAACAATCTTAATTGCTCAAAATTTCAATCGTGTTAACAAGTTCATCTTTGTTGATTTCAACAACTTCACCTGTTGCACGTATTTTAACTTCGACAATACCTTCTGCAGCTTTTTTACCAATGGTAACACGTACTGGTAAGCCAATCAGGTCACTATCAGCAAATTTAACACCCGCACGTTCATTGCGATCATCAACCAATACTTGATAACCTTTACCACGAAGTTTTTCCTCTAATTCATTAGTCAACGCCATTGCTGCTTCATCTTTAGTGTTAACAGGAACAAGGTGAATATCAAAAGGAGCTAATTCTTTAGGGAAATTAATTGACCAGCTAAATTTGAATTCTTCTTTCGGTGTTTTTTCGACATAAATACGAGCGAATTGTTCCAAGATTGCAGAGAGCAGTCGGCTCACACCAATCCCATAACAGCCCATAATCATTGGAATCGAACGACCATTAGCATCTAAAACGTTGGCATTCATAGCATCTGAATAACGTGTGCCAAGTTTGAAAATGTGCCCAATTTCAATTCCACGAGCAAATTTCAATGTACCACGTCCATCGGGAGAAACCTCTCCTTCGCGAACAGTACGTAAGTCAGTAAATTCTGAGACTTCAAAATCGCGACCAAGATTTGCATTCTTGTAGTGGAACCCGTCTTCGTCAGCACCTACAACAACATTTTTCATAACTTCAACTTCACGGTCAGCAATAATCTTTACATTTTTTAATCCAACTGGTCCAAGTGAACCAAAATGCGCGCCTAGAAGTTCAAATACGTCTTCTTCTGCAGCTGCTTCAAGGAAGTCACTCCCTAGATGATTGACTAATTTAACTTCATTAAGCTCATCATCACCACGTAAAAGGACAACAACCAACTCTTCATCAGCTTTATAGACCAAGGTCTTCACAAGTTCTCGTGGTTCAATATCAAGGAAAGTTGAAACTTCTTCAATTGTTTTAGCATCTGGTGTTGCTACTTTTTCAAGTTCAAGTTCTTCAGTATAACTTGCTGTTGGTTCAAATTGACTTGATGCCATTTCTAGATTTGCAGCATAATCGCCACCTTCTGCATACACTAATGTATCTTCACCAGCAACCAACCATTTGTCAAGCTCCATCTTGATGTCCTCAAGCACTGAGCTTGGAATTTCTTCAATTGAACTAATATTTTTGCTTAAAACAAGCCAATTTTCAATATTTGTACGGTCATCTGTAATCGCCATAAATTCTTGACTATCTTTACCGCCCATCGCTCCACCATCACCAATAATAGGACGGAATTTAAGACCAGCGCGCTCAAAGATTTTTTCATAGGCTTTTTTGTAATCATTATAAGTTTCGTCTAATGAATCATAATCAGCATGGAAGCTATATCCGTCTTTCATGATAAACTCACGACCACGCAAGAGACCGTAGCGCGGACGTTTTTCGTCACGGTATTTCGCAGCAATTTGATAAACATTGAGAGGAAGTTTTTTATATGAAGTGATTTCGTCACGCACGAGTGCTGTCATCGTTTCTTCATGAGTTGGACCAAGAATAAAATCAGAGGAATCTCGATTTTTCAACTTATAAAGGTCTGCTCCATAAGTCTCGTAGCGACCTGATTCACGCCACAAATCTGCAGTCAATAAGGTTGGAGCGAGAAGTTCAACTGCACCAATTTCATCGAATTCTTCGCGCATGATATTCTTCAATTTTTCAAGTACACGATTAGCAAGAGGGAGATAAGCATAAATTCCTGCTGATACTTGACGAACATAACCAGCACGCATGAGAAGCGCATGGCTAATAACTTGTGCATCTGATGGCATTTCCCGAAGTGTTGGGATAAGCATTTTTGATTGTTTCATTATATTAATTTCCTTTAAGATGTGAGGGGTGATCAATCAGAAGTTGTGAAAAGTAGGGGAATTTTTGGTTCTACGCTTGCGTAGATTCAAAATTTCATCATTTTTCGCAAACTTCTAGCGTTCCAGACTCAGGGACTCAGTTAAATAAAATATGAGTCAACTCTAGAGATAACTACGCTTTTGATTTGCAGAACCATTGCGACTGTCCTAGGTACTTCGTACTTCAGCAACATTACTGTGGAAAAGTCATTTTTATATTAGTGGACAAAGGCACGTAGAATGTCATTCCAAGTAACGGCAATAAAGAGTACAACCATAAAAACAACTCCGACAAGTGTAATGATTGATTCCTTCTCTTGTGATAAGGCTTTTCCCCGAATTGCCTCAATGATGTTCAGTACAATTTTTCCACCATCAAGCACTGGAATTGGGAAAAGGTTCACAATTCCAAGGTTAATAGAGAGCATGGCAAGAAGATAAACAATAGCTGTCAATCCAGCACGGGCAGCTTCACCACTCAACTGGTAAATTGCTACTGGTCCTCCTAATTTATCCAGACTCGGTCGTGCAATCAAGCTACCTAGTGCTTTAAAGATAGCTGTTGCTGCTTGTCCTGCTTGAACAAAACCGCCTGTCACCTTGTCAAAGAAGCCCGTTTTAATTGATTGCATGATTCCTACACGGTAAGCACCATCAATTTTTTTTGGTGTTACTGACAGTTCCTTGTCAGCACCGCCTCTACTAATTTGAAGGTTTAATTTTTTGCCTTCAGAAGCTGTAATTGCTGATACAACTTCCGACCAGTTGTCAGTATTTTCTCCGTTTACAGACTGAATCTTATCGCCAGCTTTCAATCCTGCACTATAAGCTGGTGTGCTGTGTTCAACTTGTCCAACTACATTTGTATTTGACGGGACTCCACCTTGCATGAAGGTTAAGACGATAAAGGCTATAATTCCTAAAATGAAATTATTCAGCGGTCCGCCAAAGTTTGTCAGTATTTTATGAATAACACCTACTGATTGATATTGAACATCAATCGGTGCAATACGAACTTCTGTCCCATCTTCTTCAATGATTGTCGCATCATGGTAAACACTGTACCGCTTTGTTTCGCCGAAAACCTCACCTTCAATATATAGCTCTTTTTCAAAATCATAATCGGTCACAAGCATTGGAATAGCGTGGTCAAGCTCTACGTGCTCTGACAGATTAATTCTTGTAATTTTATCACTGACAGAAACGCTGTCAGTAACTTCTGATTCTGTCAGTCCCATGACAAGAGATGCTGGCATACCCTTTTTAATCTCAGTCTTGTCATCACCCCATCCGGCCAAACGGACATAGCCTCCCAGAGGTAAAATACGAATAGTATATAACGTCCCATCTTTAGCGCGATGAGCAAAGATTTTTGGTCCCATGCCGATTGCATATTCGCGCACCAAAATTCCTGCACGTTTTGCCCACCAAAGATGACCATACTCATGAATCGCAACAATAATTCCAAAAATGATGATGAAGGTAATCAAAGTCTCAATCAATAAAAATCCTCCTGTTTGAGAAGTAGGGAAAGTTTGTTTTTCATTTAGCCAAACTTTTTCCGTTTTAAACTCAATTTTTCCATTTCATTTAATTATTAGGTAAGCTCTAGTACCCTTTAACATCTAAAAGCACTGCTAACACATTTAAAAGTGAATTATACTAGTTGCGTAGTAATGTCAATCCATTGTTGATTTTTTCAATGGATTAGTCCTAGTATAAAAACTCAGAGATTCCAACTTGGACTGAATTTCTAAAAATATAATGGCTTTTAAGACCACACATAATTAAAAAAGTCCAAGCAAGTGCATGATTGGGAAAACGAAAATAAGATTGTCAAATCTGTCAAGAATACCCCCATGACCTGGCAACAGTTTCCCAGAATCTTTCACTCCAAAATGTCGTTTAATACTTGACTCTACCAAATCTCCAATTTGTCCCACAATAGAAAAAATTACCGTGAACAAAATCAATTTTATAAAGCCGATTTGAGGTAATTCTTTGCTATAAAGGAAAAACATAATCAGAGCAACCACAACAGCTGAAACAATTCCCCCAAGAGAGCCAACGACTGTCTTATTAGGTGAAACTGATGGCAAAAGTTTTTGCGGAAAGCGTGTTTTTAGTGTTCGTCCTATCGCGTATGCACCAATATCCGTCGCCCAAACAATAAAAAGAGCCAAAAATACAATATAAATACTACTTTGACGCGCCGTCAAAAGATTTTGGAAACCAATCCCTACATAAAAAGCTGATAAAAATGGAAATGCTACATCTTCAAAGGAATACTTCCCATTTGAAAAAACCATTCCTGTAAGCATTGCAAATAAAAAAAGTGTAAAGAGCATCATTCCACCATCAACATTAAGCCCGAGGAAATGCTGACCAATAGGAAGAGCAAGTGATAGAGAAGCCAAAGTTGCCAAAATTCCCTCAAAAGAAAGAAGTTGGAGCTTATACATTTTAAAGAGTTCATGCATTGCAATAATTACAAGCAATCCCACTAAAATCTGGAAATACACTCCTCCCAATACCAGAAGCGCTAAG from the Lactococcus allomyrinae genome contains:
- the rseP gene encoding RIP metalloprotease RseP, giving the protein MIETLITFIIIFGIIVAIHEYGHLWWAKRAGILVREYAIGMGPKIFAHRAKDGTLYTIRILPLGGYVRLAGWGDDKTEIKKGMPASLVMGLTESEVTDSVSVSDKITRINLSEHVELDHAIPMLVTDYDFEKELYIEGEVFGETKRYSVYHDATIIEEDGTEVRIAPIDVQYQSVGVIHKILTNFGGPLNNFILGIIAFIVLTFMQGGVPSNTNVVGQVEHSTPAYSAGLKAGDKIQSVNGENTDNWSEVVSAITASEGKKLNLQISRGGADKELSVTPKKIDGAYRVGIMQSIKTGFFDKVTGGFVQAGQAATAIFKALGSLIARPSLDKLGGPVAIYQLSGEAARAGLTAIVYLLAMLSINLGIVNLFPIPVLDGGKIVLNIIEAIRGKALSQEKESIITLVGVVFMVVLFIAVTWNDILRAFVH
- a CDS encoding PolC-type DNA polymerase III, with translation MENLFEKLMEQIKLPDRARHSSYFSHADIENVEVHTASKFWHFQLIFDEILPVSTYKMLSELTEAAFSNIAQTKISVSTRESDFDEQKLNDYYQYALTLPELSDSAFASVFKKYHLEQRGVQINLLVEDNPRIDWFVKKYFPALEQRFADFGFGELKIRPVVDQKLTELSVAAHEEKVAARLAVQAAEQAQVNEIKKQRTEDRENKNTRETKPEFVETALSDGIAFGRKISGQSPITSMAFIAGEGSGVIFEGVVFEAAHREFTGKESGKTNHILELKMADETSTFMISKWGRKDEEIAQFDQIVSQVKAMNDSVSTDENENLADSLNGALWLRVQGNIEHDKYKDDLVMTANAIIEIQSKPTVDRVALQIKAVKSDKIQLGREIKNNEPITPMRSVSEFSTNGPVIFEGYVFKGELREIKSRKTGNISYLLEFEMTDYTSSFYVQRWVRGDEEINLAKQIKAGLWCRVRGTVQRDNFKNDLVLQLSDFIEIPTQNVREDKSDEKRVEFHAHTNMSQMDAIPSASSLVAQAARWGHKAIAITDHGGLQSFPEAHQAGKKNGVKIIYGVEANLVEDKIPIVYNEADVDMYDSTYVVFDVETTGLSAVHNDLIQIAATKMHKGNPIDEFDEFINPGYRLSEFTTELTGITDDHLKNAKPLYDVLTKFQKFCEGTILVAHNATFDVGFMNMNYSRNGLPIITNPVVDTLEFARNLYPEMKRFGLGQLTKKFQIGLEHHHMANFDAEATGRLLFVFLEELRTRNTGWISLLELNDKLVSEDSYKKVRPKHVTLYAKTQEGLKNLFKLVSYGNVRYYAGVPRIPRSVLEAHRTGLIIGSSCEVGEVFDAITNKTFEETLEIAKFYDFIEIFPPALYRALVAGGSFKSEKELEKTLKDLIKIGKTLGKPVLATGNLHYLNPEDAIYREIIVRSLGLGAEINWTQGHGEKAKPLPLPEAHFRTTDEMLKDFSFLDEKTAREIVIENTQKMADEFETLTPVRDDLYTPKMVFEGGESSEERIVRLTYERAHEWYGNPLPDIVDARLEKELRSILGNGFSVVYIISQELVKRSNERGYIVGSRGSVGSSLVATMIGITEVNPLAPHYRCPECQYFECFDDGTYGSGYDMPDKDCPNCGHKLIKDGHDIPFETFLGFKGDKVPDIDLNFSGDDQPFAHLDVRDIFGEDYAFRAGTIGTVAEKTAFGFVKGYERDYDQFYGNAEIDRLAAGSTGVKRTTGQHPGGIIVIPNYMDVYDFSPVQYPADDVNAEWQTTHFDFHAIHDNILKLDILGHDDPTMIRKLQSLSGIVPKDIPMDDEGVMQLFSGTESLGVTPEQLGVKLGTLGIPEMGTFTSMNMIAEAKPKTFADLLQISGLSHGTDVWAGNAQTLIQQGIADLSSVIGCRDDIMVYLIHAGLDNSMAFSIMERVRKGMWNKMPVDERERYVEAMRAHDVPEWYIESCSKIKYMFPKAHAAAYIMMALRVAYFKVHQPILYYCAWFSIRATAFDIGVMGAGLEAVKAKMKEIKDKGFDATNVETNLYTTLELCNEMLERGFTFGKINLYRSEATEFVIDGDTLIPPFVTMDGLGENVAKQIVSARKDGEFLSKMELRKRGGVSQTIIENMTNMGILGGMPDDNQLSLFEDFF
- a CDS encoding proline--tRNA ligase, which translates into the protein MKQSKMLIPTLREMPSDAQVISHALLMRAGYVRQVSAGIYAYLPLANRVLEKLKNIMREEFDEIGAVELLAPTLLTADLWRESGRYETYGADLYKLKNRDSSDFILGPTHEETMTALVRDEITSYKKLPLNVYQIAAKYRDEKRPRYGLLRGREFIMKDGYSFHADYDSLDETYNDYKKAYEKIFERAGLKFRPIIGDGGAMGGKDSQEFMAITDDRTNIENWLVLSKNISSIEEIPSSVLEDIKMELDKWLVAGEDTLVYAEGGDYAANLEMASSQFEPTASYTEELELEKVATPDAKTIEEVSTFLDIEPRELVKTLVYKADEELVVVLLRGDDELNEVKLVNHLGSDFLEAAAEEDVFELLGAHFGSLGPVGLKNVKIIADREVEVMKNVVVGADEDGFHYKNANLGRDFEVSEFTDLRTVREGEVSPDGRGTLKFARGIEIGHIFKLGTRYSDAMNANVLDANGRSIPMIMGCYGIGVSRLLSAILEQFARIYVEKTPKEEFKFSWSINFPKELAPFDIHLVPVNTKDEAAMALTNELEEKLRGKGYQVLVDDRNERAGVKFADSDLIGLPVRVTIGKKAAEGIVEVKIRATGEVVEINKDELVNTIEILSN
- a CDS encoding phosphatidate cytidylyltransferase, whose translation is MTQRIITGVVAGGIFLALLVLGGVYFQILVGLLVIIAMHELFKMYKLQLLSFEGILATLASLSLALPIGQHFLGLNVDGGMMLFTLFLFAMLTGMVFSNGKYSFEDVAFPFLSAFYVGIGFQNLLTARQSSIYIVFLALFIVWATDIGAYAIGRTLKTRFPQKLLPSVSPNKTVVGSLGGIVSAVVVALIMFFLYSKELPQIGFIKLILFTVIFSIVGQIGDLVESSIKRHFGVKDSGKLLPGHGGILDRFDNLIFVFPIMHLLGLF
- a CDS encoding FAD-dependent oxidoreductase, with translation MIKEFAMKIVIVGSSHAGICAALRALEEYPEAEITLYDKRDQVSFVSQGIISYLSGRKTTLFQSSYSSVYELERVGLAMQMKTVVEAIDIKSKKITYRILDSDKLLTDTYDKLIFATGSYPSMPSIPFDKESKLYFLKSMEDAIETDEFLKNSKSVAVIGGGMTGVEFARITQSRGIQTTMIHRNKCLLNDYLDEPASHLLEKQLNSEGIRTILNTDVTSITGEGGATIINMEAREALAVDGAIFTIGFRPNSYLLSNQVELGDNGAILVDEYMQTSHQDVFAVGDVSTTYVNLLDKNLYLPHASDAVRDGEIAAINLGGPRQKINSTQGTYHVPMNDLVLAMTGITMKQAVESGYDADAVHMLNQHLEGHSPSNIWMIYERRTHKILGLQCIGKTKDMAEYVNIVSLAIQQELTVEDIEFTDFYFEHGYKDPRGFNRILARLMRENEK